One genomic window of Longimicrobium sp. includes the following:
- a CDS encoding S41 family peptidase yields MKTRMPRASAADQRRRSSLRRSLAAALLLPALAGGFALQALGGRPGEQVFHEVISALSARGIDSISDAQLYEKAARGLLVQIGDPYAELFSPEQLAQFSRETLRNSYGGVGMQITTVRDTALVTRVFEGSPAARGGVRPGDRVIGAAGENVTGQPVDQVTRRLLGEPGTTVAVDYHRPGVGTIHHEFTRERIRYPSVAYAVMLEPGIGYVPLEGFNDSSGEEVLRALVSLRKSGAHAFVLDLRGNGGGSLEQAIRISDLFLQPGQSILRAEFRNAPTENVLARTEPVVPDAPLVVLTDENAASASEIVAGALQDHDRAVIIGETTFGKGLVQDIFRLEGGWALKLTTGRWYTPSGRTIQRPRRMTPEGRLVEIPTDSVADRPVFRSDAGRVVYGGGGITPDLHVDADTLSGAERALAVVLGARASEFNAAVQEMAVDRAPGLGEGFRATPEWRADLYRRLEKRGVKVPLPAWNAGAALIDRVIEDRVSGYAFGDAAAFRRGVARDAQLQAALRVLRGAATQTEALSRVPTGAPAQPTGT; encoded by the coding sequence ATGAAGACCCGGATGCCCCGCGCTTCCGCCGCCGACCAGCGGCGCCGCAGTTCCCTTCGCCGCTCGCTTGCCGCCGCGCTGCTGCTTCCCGCACTGGCGGGCGGCTTTGCGCTGCAGGCCCTGGGCGGCCGGCCCGGCGAGCAGGTGTTCCACGAGGTGATCTCGGCCCTGTCGGCACGCGGGATCGACTCCATCTCCGACGCGCAGCTGTACGAGAAGGCCGCGCGCGGGCTGCTGGTGCAGATCGGCGATCCGTACGCGGAGCTCTTTTCGCCCGAGCAGCTGGCGCAGTTCTCCCGCGAAACGCTGCGGAACTCGTACGGTGGCGTGGGCATGCAGATCACCACCGTGCGCGACACGGCGCTGGTCACCCGCGTGTTCGAGGGCTCGCCCGCGGCGCGCGGCGGCGTGCGGCCCGGCGACCGGGTGATCGGCGCGGCGGGCGAGAACGTCACCGGACAGCCGGTGGACCAGGTCACCCGGCGGCTGCTGGGCGAGCCGGGCACCACCGTGGCCGTGGACTACCATCGCCCGGGTGTGGGCACCATCCACCACGAGTTCACCCGCGAGCGCATCCGCTATCCCTCCGTCGCCTATGCGGTGATGCTGGAGCCGGGGATCGGGTACGTGCCGCTGGAGGGCTTCAATGACAGCTCGGGCGAAGAGGTGCTGCGCGCGCTGGTGAGCCTGCGGAAGTCCGGCGCCCACGCGTTCGTGCTGGACCTGCGCGGCAACGGTGGCGGCAGCCTGGAGCAGGCCATCCGCATCAGCGACCTGTTCCTGCAGCCGGGGCAGTCCATCCTGCGCGCCGAGTTCCGCAACGCGCCCACGGAGAACGTCCTCGCGCGCACGGAGCCCGTCGTTCCGGATGCGCCGCTGGTGGTGCTGACGGACGAGAACGCCGCGTCGGCGTCGGAGATCGTGGCCGGCGCGCTGCAGGACCACGACCGCGCGGTGATCATCGGCGAGACCACCTTCGGCAAGGGGCTGGTGCAGGACATCTTCCGGCTGGAGGGCGGCTGGGCGCTCAAGCTCACCACCGGCCGCTGGTACACGCCCAGCGGGCGCACCATCCAGCGCCCGCGCCGCATGACGCCGGAAGGGCGGCTGGTGGAGATCCCCACCGACTCCGTGGCCGACCGGCCGGTCTTCCGCTCCGACGCGGGGCGCGTGGTGTACGGCGGCGGCGGTATCACCCCCGACCTGCACGTGGATGCCGACACCCTGTCCGGTGCCGAGCGCGCGCTCGCCGTGGTGCTGGGCGCCCGTGCGAGCGAGTTCAACGCGGCCGTGCAGGAGATGGCCGTAGACCGCGCCCCGGGGCTGGGTGAAGGTTTCCGCGCCACCCCCGAGTGGCGGGCAGACCTGTACCGCCGGCTGGAAAAGCGCGGGGTGAAGGTTCCCCTGCCGGCGTGGAACGCGGGCGCCGCGCTGATCGACCGCGTCATCGAGGACCGCGTCTCCGGCTACGCCTTCGGCGACGCGGCGGCGTTCCGGCGCGGCGTGGCCCGCGACGCGCAGCTGCAGGCGGCGCTGCGCGTTCTGCGCGGCGCGGCCACCCAGACCGAGGCGCTTTCCCGCGTGCCCACCGGCGCGCCCGCCCAGCCCACGGGCACCTGA
- a CDS encoding M28 family metallopeptidase yields the protein MIRNARLAALACAAAALAAHPAHAQEPLTHAPRPTAGAISAQDLRTRLYVFADDSMMGREAGTRGNAMGTAYIASELRRLGLQPAGENGGYFQDVPMVQRGLAPGATLTVDGQSYAVGTDFLAVPRYGQILQFAPAFSASGVQAVYGGRVGDPSTMISPEQARGKLVVFAAPMGQNGQPTFAFWAAGRTYAQYADAAGVAFATLDLTGQGLRGFLSNERTELKGAEQAPARLPAGLIISNAAAERILGAPLASLQVGAAGKTVTGAFTFFERPTPHPVRNVIAVLPGSDPAMRGQYVAIGAHPDHVGTEHDAVEHDSVKVLHRLFRPEGADQPGIDADTLSAPQKARFRAALDSVRARRPARVDSIYNGADDDGSGSMGVLEIAEHFVSLRHKPRRSILFVWHNAEELGLLGSEHFAAHPTVPLDSIVAQLNIDMIGRGAAGDTEGGGPGYLQLVGSRRLSTQLGDLVESVNTSGRHGFAFDYSMDANGHPQNIYCRSDHANYAKHGIPVTFFTTGGHSDYHQLTDEPQYIAYDKLAAISSFIGAVGLEIANRNARLVVDKPIPDPNAPCRQ from the coding sequence GTGATCCGAAACGCCCGTCTTGCCGCGCTCGCCTGCGCGGCCGCCGCCCTCGCCGCGCATCCGGCGCACGCGCAGGAACCCCTGACGCACGCGCCGCGGCCCACCGCCGGCGCCATCTCCGCCCAGGACCTGCGCACGCGCCTGTACGTCTTCGCCGACGACTCCATGATGGGGCGCGAGGCGGGAACGCGCGGCAACGCGATGGGAACCGCCTACATCGCATCCGAGCTGCGCCGCCTGGGCCTGCAGCCCGCGGGGGAGAACGGCGGCTACTTCCAGGACGTGCCGATGGTGCAGCGCGGCCTTGCCCCCGGCGCCACGCTGACAGTGGACGGGCAGAGCTACGCGGTGGGCACCGACTTTCTCGCCGTTCCCCGCTACGGACAGATCCTGCAGTTCGCCCCGGCGTTCAGCGCCAGCGGCGTGCAGGCCGTGTACGGCGGCCGCGTGGGAGACCCGAGCACGATGATCTCGCCCGAGCAGGCGCGCGGAAAGCTGGTGGTGTTCGCCGCGCCCATGGGGCAGAACGGCCAGCCGACGTTCGCGTTCTGGGCCGCCGGCCGCACGTACGCGCAGTACGCCGACGCCGCGGGCGTGGCGTTCGCCACGCTGGACCTCACCGGGCAGGGGCTGCGCGGGTTCCTCTCCAACGAGCGCACCGAGCTGAAGGGCGCGGAGCAGGCCCCGGCGCGCCTTCCCGCGGGGCTGATCATCAGCAACGCGGCGGCGGAGCGCATCCTGGGCGCTCCGTTGGCCAGCCTGCAGGTGGGCGCCGCGGGGAAGACGGTCACCGGGGCGTTCACCTTCTTCGAGCGCCCGACGCCGCACCCCGTGCGCAACGTGATCGCCGTGCTGCCGGGGAGCGACCCGGCCATGCGCGGGCAGTACGTGGCCATCGGCGCGCACCCGGACCACGTGGGCACCGAGCACGACGCGGTGGAGCACGACTCCGTGAAGGTGCTTCACCGCCTGTTCCGCCCCGAGGGCGCGGACCAGCCGGGGATCGACGCCGACACGCTTTCGGCGCCGCAAAAGGCGCGGTTCCGCGCCGCGCTCGACAGCGTGCGCGCCCGGCGTCCGGCGCGGGTGGACAGCATCTACAACGGCGCGGATGACGACGGCTCCGGCAGCATGGGCGTGCTGGAGATCGCCGAGCACTTCGTGTCGCTGCGCCACAAGCCGCGCCGCTCCATCCTGTTCGTCTGGCACAACGCCGAGGAGCTGGGGCTGCTGGGCTCGGAACACTTCGCCGCGCACCCCACGGTACCGCTCGACAGCATCGTGGCGCAGCTGAACATCGACATGATCGGCCGCGGCGCCGCGGGCGACACCGAGGGCGGCGGCCCCGGCTACCTGCAGCTCGTGGGCTCGCGCCGGCTTTCGACGCAGTTGGGCGACCTGGTGGAGTCGGTGAACACGTCGGGCCGGCACGGCTTTGCGTTCGACTACTCGATGGACGCCAACGGCCACCCGCAGAACATCTACTGCCGGTCGGACCATGCCAACTACGCCAAGCACGGCATCCCGGTGACGTTCTTCACCACGGGCGGCCACTCGGACTACCACCAGCTGACGGACGAGCCGCAGTACATCGCGTACGACAAGCTGGCCGCCATCAGCAGCTTCATCGGCGCGGTGGGGCTGGAAATCGCCAACCGCAACGCGCGGCTGGTGGTCGACAAGCCCATCCCGGACCCGAACGCCCCCTGCCGGCAGTAG
- a CDS encoding M28 family peptidase has protein sequence MQRRTLFSAAALGLLAATAASAQAPRITPAEIDGHLRFLSSDLLEGRAPATRGGRLTAEYIASQLRESGVQPGVNGSYFQRVPIDIVGAVPSSIRVSAGGKASGTLRYPEDVVVWGGSASENSAANAEIVFVGYGSTAPEYRWNDFQGVDVRGKILMVLVNDPPASAGEPELFGGRAMTYYGRWTYKFEEAERQGAAGMLIVHTTEAAGYPWHTVVGSWAKEQRMLPRDPNLPAPLAFRGWVTDSAATGLLRQAGLNLADLRRRAESRSFRPVRTGITMDVAFRNTVQHLESENVVGVVRGSDAQLRDQHVAFSAHWDHLGIGPAVNGDSIYNGSLDNASGVADILAIARYAAQSPAPKRSLLFVFVTAEESGLLGSEFFARNPTVPLASIVANLNVDGGNLLGRSTDFRVLGENKSTLGPGFARFVAGQGWRTAPDEHPERGYFYRSDHFSFAKAGIPAISIAAGTEYEGRPAGWGTQQQEAYTARCYHQPCDEYRADFDLTGAVQLSEAVLSYAMQIANGSEMPAWSPGAEFRRPSR, from the coding sequence ATGCAACGACGCACCCTGTTCTCCGCCGCGGCGCTGGGGCTGCTGGCCGCCACCGCCGCCAGCGCGCAGGCACCGCGGATCACTCCCGCCGAAATCGACGGGCACCTGCGCTTCCTGTCGTCGGACCTGCTGGAGGGCCGCGCCCCCGCCACCCGCGGCGGCCGCCTGACCGCCGAGTACATCGCCAGCCAGCTGCGCGAAAGCGGCGTGCAGCCGGGGGTGAATGGCAGCTACTTTCAGCGCGTGCCCATCGACATCGTGGGCGCCGTGCCCAGCAGCATCCGCGTGTCGGCCGGCGGCAAGGCGAGCGGCACCCTGCGCTACCCCGAGGACGTGGTCGTCTGGGGCGGCTCGGCTTCCGAGAACAGCGCCGCCAACGCCGAGATCGTGTTCGTGGGATACGGCTCCACCGCGCCGGAGTACCGCTGGAACGACTTTCAGGGCGTGGACGTGCGCGGCAAGATCCTGATGGTGCTGGTGAACGATCCGCCCGCCAGCGCGGGTGAGCCCGAGCTGTTCGGCGGGCGCGCGATGACCTACTACGGCCGCTGGACGTACAAGTTCGAGGAAGCCGAGCGGCAAGGCGCCGCGGGGATGCTGATCGTGCACACCACGGAAGCCGCGGGCTACCCCTGGCACACCGTGGTGGGCTCGTGGGCCAAGGAGCAGCGCATGCTGCCGCGCGACCCCAACCTGCCGGCGCCGCTGGCCTTCCGCGGATGGGTCACCGACAGCGCCGCCACCGGGCTGCTCCGGCAGGCCGGGCTGAACCTGGCCGACCTGCGCCGCCGCGCCGAGTCGCGCAGCTTCCGCCCCGTGCGGACGGGCATCACCATGGACGTGGCGTTCCGCAACACTGTGCAGCACCTGGAATCGGAGAACGTCGTGGGGGTGGTGCGCGGCAGCGACGCCCAGCTGCGCGACCAGCACGTGGCGTTCAGCGCCCACTGGGACCACCTGGGCATCGGCCCGGCGGTGAACGGCGACTCCATCTACAACGGCTCGCTCGACAACGCGTCGGGCGTCGCCGACATCCTGGCCATCGCCCGCTATGCCGCGCAGAGCCCCGCGCCCAAGCGGTCGCTGCTGTTCGTCTTCGTCACGGCCGAAGAGTCGGGGCTGCTGGGCTCGGAGTTCTTCGCCCGCAACCCTACGGTGCCCCTCGCCAGCATCGTCGCCAACCTGAACGTCGACGGCGGCAACCTGCTGGGCCGCTCCACCGACTTCCGCGTGCTGGGTGAGAACAAGAGCACACTGGGGCCGGGCTTCGCACGCTTCGTGGCGGGGCAGGGATGGCGCACCGCGCCAGACGAGCACCCGGAGCGCGGCTACTTCTACCGCTCCGACCACTTCTCCTTCGCCAAGGCGGGCATTCCCGCCATCTCCATCGCCGCGGGGACGGAGTACGAGGGCCGGCCGGCGGGGTGGGGAACGCAGCAGCAGGAGGCGTACACGGCGCGCTGCTATCACCAGCCCTGCGACGAGTACCGCGCCGACTTCGACCTCACGGGCGCGGTGCAGCTCTCCGAAGCGGTGCTGAGCTACGCCATGCAGATCGCCAACGGCAGCGAGATGCCGGCGTGGAGCCCGGGCGCGGAGTTCCGGCGTCCTTCCCGGTAG